The window TGTCTGGCCAAGAATACTGAAATATTCTGGTACTCCAGTCATGATTTCTTCATGAGCGATATCAGTTGCAGATAAATTGACCAACAGCTTCAAAAGCTCTATCACAACTTCTTCATTGTTGCAACTATCAGAGTATTCAAGATTCTTTATCACAGCAAAGACACTGtcctgaaatgaaaagaaactaAATTGACATGTCCAGCACTAAATATAAAATGACTTtataaaagcaaataatattGATCACACTAGATTAAATCATGAAATCACTGAAGTTGACTACTTCTCAGGTTGTGACAAACAGTAGTCAATTTCACCAACAACTGTCCTGCTCGGACGAGACAACACTCTTGGATGATCCTTCTCCATCAAGTTGTGACACTACTCCTGCCTTTCACGCATTTTCATTGGTGACAATATGGTTTTAAGTATAATTATAGCCACTTGGTACTTTGTTCTCTTGGaagaaatttattttctgttgGGATGCATTTGTATTCTTCTAATTTGAATGGTTTTTGTGGTTTATCAGGTATTTTCTAGGTGTTTTAGTAGTCACCAGGGATAAATTTCCCATTGACTTATCAGGCTATTTAACCAGATAGCAAGTCTTGGTACCGTTGTTCTCTCACtctcacaataattattcaacACTGATGTTCTCAGCTAGTaatcgccccccccccccccttcccctcccaaACACCTTCTTGATTGAACAGATTGGTACACATTGAATGGTTGGATTGCGTGAGCCACCACCACCAACCTATTATGACGTTGTCTGTTGTGAATTTTAGAGCATTTAAGGGAGAAAATATTTTATGTTTGTTTGAGCGTACCAAATTAGAACATAATTCTTTGTTCCCTCACTTAACCCCATCCCCAGCAATCTCACGATCAACATCACTGGTGGTTTCAGGTGAGACTGAACCACATGTTGTTATGttgcagtgtggcccagtggttagggcgcttgccttgagatccggagatcccggattcaagacccgctctaaccactggttgaatttgttcctggtagtccctggttcaacttcccagctgcacttgtaaatagccaactggtttgcctccggccagttgggattcttaacatttgttgttgttgttattctgttctgtcgttttgttgagtttcattggccctgaaaagcctctatggggagcagtcaattaacTATgtatatttgtatttgtatttgtatttgtatttgtatctGGGTGGCCTTGTTAGGGCAATTTAGATGGTACAATTTACGCTTAAATGACCAGCTTAAGCTGCGACTTTGAATCAAATCATATTCTCTAAATCAGGCCAAAGGCACCCTTACCACAAATGATTGCAAGTTGTGTGCATGCTAATGGTTGAATGTAATGATGCACTTGCAAAAGCCAAAGCAAACATTGTACCGTCTAATTTGCCCGTTAGCTAGAAAAAGTTCAGGGGGACAACACAAGTTTTTACCCTTAAGTTTGCTTTGTAGATTATTCAATTGAGTACACTTATCATGCAATACCTTCAAGCTGTGCTGGTTTTTTTCATTCATTGCTAAGTTCGATAGCACTTGTGCGACCTTGATGTTGACTGTTTGGCTTTGGTGTGTCAATAGCGCTTCAAGCAGAGGAAAACCACCACACTCACGAATAGCATTCTGTAGATGAATTCATGACTTCAAAAAAACTTTCATTGGAACTGTAGATGGCATAGGTGCAATGTGCCAGTAAGAAGAAGGTGAACTACTTGCATTAATGGGCAAAAGGAAAactagcctgcttgcaggcggttgatgttgttgttgctgcaaaacacatatcagacgccatattggaagtgCATGGTATAGGTCTGGGCCAGGTGACTTCCATCTGtccaatacaccttattccaaaatggccgtcatttaaatattcttttgtttttattcaaataagcccttgatgcctcattcttaagcttaaaattcaaaagaatattttttcttgaacgaggcaacaagggccaatttgtatccacataaatcagcggccataaGGTGTATATGGCAACCGAAATACAaattaccgcctgcaagcaggctaaaggaaaactgaaaaatcagactCCTAGACAGGATtgggactctgatttttcagttgtcctgtCACCCATTGATGGAACTAGTTTACAAACTTTCAATAGTTTGCAAAGATGAGCAACTGCCACTTGAAcacttacaataattattataactgAGGAACAATCCTGCCAATTCATAAACACTGTGTTAGGTCAAAGAACCCTTGAATTGTTGGCAAAGAGTAGGGCTCTGAATTCCAGGTGTTGTGGTATAATCATTGATGCTGCAGTTCATTTGGCAGTAGCTACTGTAATGTCAAGTTTGGTGGAtaagcaaaaaacaaacaaaaaaaattaaaatacccacaaaaaaatgaaaacaaagtttGAGCTTATCATTTCAGATTAGGAAACCTTTGACCCCACTTCAACTCATAATATCATTATTGTACATGATACCCTGGCTCCGTGTGGTGTGAAACCCATCTGTTCTTACATCTTGGGGGTGGGGAGCCGGAGGGGATGTGGTGGACACAATTTTACAAAGGCACTTCACCTGATTTGCTGTGAATGCAGAACAGTTCAAAAGGATTACAAGGAGCTTTTCTACCATGTGGGTTTCTGCTGTTTCTATAAACCTCAACAGAGAGgatatttttccttttgcaaACTCTCCATgtccatttttcttcaaaatttccgCCAGCTCTGACTCGTCACAAAATGAACACGAGGCAGCTGTTTCGTCGTGCAGTCTGATTGACGTGTCTGTGACC of the Montipora capricornis isolate CH-2021 chromosome 7, ASM3666992v2, whole genome shotgun sequence genome contains:
- the LOC138056560 gene encoding armadillo repeat-containing protein 10-like isoform X1, translating into MEGSWKSARIAFYAFCSTFAFVTLAFTVYYLTNHKGSRKNRVTDTSIRLHDETAASCSFCDESELAEILKKNGHGEFAKGKISSLLRFIETAETHMVEKLLVILLNCSAFTANQNAIRECGGFPLLEALLTHQSQTVNIKVAQVLSNLAMNEKNQHSLKDSVFAVIKNLEYSDSCNNEEVVIELLKLLVNLSATDIAHEEIMTGVPEYFSILGQTLSRQIQQQVLRLLVNLSCNVNNLDGLLEFKPLLILRTFMLPDNTDDIILRALTISANLLSNSDRYTEEQQSMITEHLNLLYSELIAMLDHSNEDIQSQAKRALRSVFAFRMMYSTL
- the LOC138056560 gene encoding armadillo repeat-containing protein 10-like isoform X2 — protein: MEGSWKSARIAFYAFCSTFAFVTLAFTVYYLTNHKGSRKNRVTDTSIRLHDETAASCSFCDESELAEILKKNGHGEFAKGKISSLLRFIETAETHMVEKLLVILLNCSAFTANQNAIRECGGFPLLEALLTHQSQTVNIKVAQVLSNLAMNEKNQHSLKDSVFAVIKNLEYSDSCNNEEVVIELLKLLVNLSATDIAHEEIMTGVPEYFSILGQTLSRQIQQVLRLLVNLSCNVNNLDGLLEFKPLLILRTFMLPDNTDDIILRALTISANLLSNSDRYTEEQQSMITEHLNLLYSELIAMLDHSNEDIQSQAKRALRSVFAFRMMYSTL
- the LOC138056560 gene encoding armadillo repeat-containing protein 10-like isoform X3, whose translation is MEGSWKSARIAFYAFCSTFAFVTLAFTVYYLTNHKGSRKNRVTDTSIRLHDETAASCSFCDESELAEILKKNGHGEFAKGKISSLLRFIETAETHMVEKLLVILLNCSAFTANQNAIRECGGFPLLEALLTHQSQTVNIKVAQVLSNLAMNEKNQHSLKDSVFAVIKNLEYSDSCNNEEVVIELLKLLVNLSATDIAHEEIMTGVPEYFSILGQTLSRQIQQQVLRLLVNLSCNVNNLDGLLEFKPLLILRTFMLPDNTDDIILRALTISANLLSNSDRYTEERCKVKCTWGKTS